The Megalops cyprinoides isolate fMegCyp1 chromosome 15, fMegCyp1.pri, whole genome shotgun sequence region TCATGGTTGCGGTGGCAGAATAAACGATCGGTTTTAAATGTGCTAGTCTTACGGCGctgatgacgatgatgatgatgatgttacACAGTCACTATCAACGTTCCCGCAACTGACTTGAGTGCAAGATCAATAAAAGCGATTCATGCCACACATCTGCTCAAGTATCCAATCCTTGAACTAAATCAAAAGACAGCGGAAAACAGTTTAATATGGGTTCGAGTGAGGTACGTTTGTGCTGAACCTCGCAACCTCGCCGGAGGATGTTTATACGCAGTGTGGGCTTTTTATAGGACCAGGAAAAAGTTTCTCATGGGCTGAACGTTCAGGAAATGAGTTAAACCCGCCATCACATACTCTAGTGTAGGAAGGCAAACGAAGAACTGGCTGCTACCGTAGCGCGTTCTTTTCGCCCGTTTCCGAACGTCTCGCCACCGAACAAATGATCTCTTCGCTTTAGAAACTTTACCTGGTCGTGTCAGGTTTGTACACATTTGTCATTCTTTAATAGCTAGAGTCTACATTTGTTctgcatgtaaatatttgacAAACTTGTACCAGGGTCTAAGTGTTAGCTTTTGGTTGCGTTGATGCGGAAAAATGCTTATCTTGATCGATACTTTTGCTGTTGTTACTCTTAAAGTTTCGTTAAACTCTTCCTTTAAGCGGCAAAGAACGATTGCCaggttttattgttttaccTACGAGAGTGCTCCGTTACCCCGCAACATCCTTTCGCATTTCTAATATGGCTACAAACACGCAGAAGCTCCAAATGCAGAACTTACtacaatgttttttatttggaCACTTCTGAACGATTTCAAGTAAGAAATGTGTTGCTAAAAGTGTGTATAACATTTGCTTGTTAATCAGTTGTAATGGTTTTGAATGGGACAGGAACATGCCAATATGTTTTACTGGTTATAAAACCTATGTCAACACGTGCACCGCGCCATAACTTTGACAATGTACAGTAACTATTAGATCTGACTTTCTCCATGACAGAATATCCTGCTTATACTCCTGTTTACAAAACACTACCGTTTGGCTGTTgttcataactgaaaaaaaaaaaacattaaagcagAACTTCGCTTGGGGAGCAATATATTTCAGGTGTTTCCTATTTATATCTAACAGCCGTGTTATATTTGACCAGAGTTTCGTTTCTTTGTCACCAGCCGTGACAAAGCTGAGGGTGGACGCATCTGATATTCAGACTGCATGTGCTAAATTTAAGCGCACTGATAAAGTTCACACAAACGACATATTTAGCAGATACTGATGTTCGCACCTCTGCTCTATACACAGCTACATCGTCAAACCGAAAGAACCAGATTTTGTACACTGTTGATGTGTTTCGACTAAAATTCACAAAGATCTGagacattcattttaaactgcaATGCCAATTAAGAGACCAAGCTGACTGGTCGTTGATCGTCCAAACCAGGCCCAGTGAACATGACAACGCGCTGAGATCACCGTGCTTTCCAGCTCCCACGTGGAATGTGCTGTCGTAGCACGTGATGTAAACCTCTgtacacagaggaaaaagggctactttgatgaaaaagaaatttaaagtCGAGGTCTAATTTTTGATTAACTAATTTTAGTGAGAAAGAGCTGGTGGGTCTTCACCATGTTATGAGAGAATATATTTGCAAATGACAGTTATACTAGCCTACAAGAATTCCATTACGTGTACGTTGGTGTCAGTATGTCTTCTCCCAGTCCGTGTGTTTTTTGGCAGAGTCTTCTGACATAAATTTCCTCTGATTACTTATGCTGTGCCATCTCCGTCTTCTTTTTGCACTTGCAGTCTGGGAGCAATTTCAGTGCCGGTCTGTTTAGAATCTCtccataaacaaaacaacacacaaaatcatGCCACTTACTGAGATAATTGCATTATAACGTGCAACATACATTATTGTCTCAGCCGTGGAGGAGATAAGATTAAGCTGGCTCATGCTGATGTTTTCGCTGAGATAGAATGTTGTGATGACAAATAAAATTCGCATCATTTGTGATGCTTGACTACCCAATGCTTATCTTTCCTGTTCATCAGGCATGCCAGATTATTGGTTTAGATCCGTGCACTATTATGGAACATAATGTATCTAAATTATACGTATTACAAAGCAGCAAACcaatttacaataataaaaagagtAAATATGCAGTCTACATGTTGGACAGGGGCCCAGCAAAAGCAGTCATGGGAGAAGAGATGTTGAAGTGTTGCCAGTGTAACATGTTCATCTCTGTAACAAATTTTCTTGGATCTGAGAACCGTGACTTCATTCTTGCTTGTCCAGTGGGATCTTACAGAGCGCAGATCACTCCCAGATAAAAACCTAAGCATTCAAACAGAGCAGAAAAGTACAGAGTTTGGTTGGGTTTAGGAGAGTGTATGAGAAATACAGCTCGAGGAAGCGGATGGAGCACATTAGCTGTGCTGTCACGCATCATGTCATGGTATAGTTGATGGGATGTAAGGTTAACGCCTAACACCATGGGAGTTGTTCAGGTTTGCTGTGGTAAAGATGTAAGTCACTCATGACCAATTTTGCACAAATGAGTGATTCAGTTGTGTTCATAAGAGCACAAGCTTGGACCACAACTTGAAATGGGGATGTGGCATGAAGTTTCGGGCATGTTTTTGGGTCCACGGCTATATTTCATCCGTGTGGACATCTTGAACATGTGTGGTGGTCACACCGCAACACCACAAGTGATGTGAAATAACCCTTACAGCTATTCAGTTGTGGTGTGTGGTTCAGACAACATTGTTGGATTTCTAGAAAGACTTTTAAGCTTAAGATGAAATGTATAGTTAAACTGTTGGTCTTTACAAGGCATCAGTGGTCCTCTTTATCAGAATTATATGATTAGCTATATGGCATATATGATAATGCTACTGTTTGCAAACTATTATCTGTGTAAGATCACTGGTTGTTACTTAAAGCTTATTTTGCTAAACTCAAAAGCAAGGGCTCTTTAACAAACAAGCAATTTATGTAATTTCCTTCCTGAGGTAACAACTGAAAGAGACCCGCCCAAATTTTAGATGTAATCAATTCAAGAAGTCAAGAGAAATAATACCAAGGGAGTTAGCCTCCTGGCTCCAccttaaatttcatttcagtacaaTGTCCAATTGAATGTACAATGCTTACATAATGATTATGGGTCTTTGCCAGATGGAGGATATTAGTTCattaggtttgtttttgtttttcccaaaaCCAACTTTTGAGTTAAACATCGTGGAGACACAGTACAGCAGCGTTGTTTCAACAATGTAATATCAACTATATTTTGCAATGAAGGAAGCGTTTGCtcaaaaagcagcagcagcatattGCAAAACCTATCAGGAAAGGTTATCTGACTTCCTTCTGTGCTGCGCAGTTTCATATCTGACGGCATTGTGCGTCACAGTGAGAGCTCTATAATTAGAGCAGACAACTCGACTGCCGGGGGACCTGGGTAGGGGGGGGGTGCTCAGAATCTTGACAGGGTCATAGAACCACCAGAAGGTCAGTTTTAGTTAAAATTCAGAGTCAGCTCATGAGAATATTGAACTGAACTACTCTTTGTGTTAGCCATAACCCTAATAATACAACTTGCAATAAGTTTCACTTGCAATATTTTCAGTCTGTGGAGATGCTGGCCAACACCgctcacaaaaaaacagaaaagaacaaacattcaaaaaaccaacaaacaaaaggacCCAGCCTAAGCACACAGTCAGATGAGAAAGTGAGCCCCCTGCTGTCCAGcaacacacctgtatttaatatgcctttaattagCCAGGTGTGGCCGATTAACCAGTGAGCTGCTTCAAGGCATTTACAAGACAAGgacaaaacaatgacaagagGCTGTTTGCAATGAAATTGAGTGGATACAGATCTGTTATTTAGGATATAAAGTGGAAGATGGAGGATCCtcggaaacaaacacaaatgacaattaaacaatCACAAACAATTAAGTTCTGGGAACAGGTGAAGGCTCCTCCTTCACACAGTCACAAATATAAAGGCATAAAACAACCCTAGCAATCAAGTCTGCGTGCAGCATGCAATATGCAGATAGTGAATCTGTTAGGTGCCTATACATTAACTGTTCATGGAAAAACCCACCTGTTTAGCTATTAGTGTAATTTGTGGAGATTAAACAGCAAATATAGGGCCCATTGTAAAATAGCTGAGCataactgctgctgtacccttgggcaaggtacttaacccacagtaagcctcagtaaatatccaaatgtataaatggataacattgtacagaactgtaacctatgtaagtcgctttggataaaagtgtctgccaaatgaataaatgtaaatgtaaatgtaatgtattgtatcTTGACATCATATGTCCAGCTTTCAGAAtggggcagcaatgtagcatggtggtaacctctgtaagttgctctggacaagagcatctgctaaacgacaataacgtaatgcaatgtgatgaaTGCTAAAATGAGGAGTTACAGTTTGACAGCCGTCTCTTCTCTCTCGCAGAGACGCCGGCGAGTATGCAGGGCGCGATCGCTCGGGTGTGCGTGGTGGTGGCGGCGGCCATCCTCAACCACCCTCTCCTGTTCCCGAAAGAGAACCTCACCATCccggagcaggaggaggagctccTGGCCCGCATGCGCGAGCATGAGGAGAAGCTGGAGGCGGAGCAGGCCCGGCTGGAGAGGGAGCTGTCCGAGGGGGCGCCAGAGGAAGCGCGGGACGACCCGGaggaggggtacagctgctaCTTCTGGAGCGCCCTCTCCATGATCATCTTCTTCACCATCGAGGTGTGCCGGCAGGATCTCATCGGGTCCTGTTCGCCTGGCCAGGAGGACGAGGACGTCCTCACTGACGGCACCGCCTGGGCCTGCAAGCCCCTCTTCCCAGACAAAGGGGTGCTGAGCAGCTTCTACGAGAGGTGCGTCCGGGTAACGCCCCAGGAAACCCGCAGGACGTGCGAGTTCGTGGAAGGGTTCGCCGACGACCTGCTGGAGGCGCTGCGGAGCGCCAGCGACCGCGAGGCCGACATGGAGGTGGAGGACTGCCTGGGTGTGGGCAGCATTTACGAGGGCTGGCGGGCGAGCAAGCCACTGATGTGCGACCTGATCGTGCCCTTCGCCCCGCCGGAGCCCTACAGCTTCGGGTTCGAGCTGTGGTGCGGTGCAGCCGGCGACGTTCCCCCTGACATGCAGGGCTGCGGCCGGATCCGGCTGGTGAGGGCCCGGGAGGCAGGGTGTCTGTGCGGGGGCACCGAGCTCGGAGACGACATGCTGTGCCTGCTGCACCAGGGCAAGAACGAGAGGCCCAGAACCGGCGGCGCCACCGACGACCTCCTCTGCTCGAAGGACACGCCCTACCTGGCCAAGGACCAGGTGATGAAGTGGTTCCAGATCGCCGTGACCAAGGCCTGGGCGAGGATCTCCCACAAGTACGAGTTTGAGCTGGCCTTCCGCAACCTCGATTCCCCAGGGGCCCTGAAGGTCCGGTTCAGATCGGGGAAGGTGGTCGTCCTCAACCTCACGCCCGTGGTCCAGTTCGAGGACACCGACGCGTACTTCATCTCGCACTTTCCCTCGGAGGGAGACAGCGGCTCGGACACATTCTGGCCCCTGTCCTTTGCTGTTTACGAGAAGAATCTTCTGAAGTGCTTAGCCAAAAGTTTACCGGAAAACTCCTGCCATATTAAATGCCTTCAGATTGCGTCCTTCCTCCATAAGAAGCAAACAGGTCTGACAGGCAAGAGTGCCCTCACTAACTATCACCTGAAGACTGTGCTGCTACATCTGCTCTTGGGCACGAAGTCCTCGGCGTGGGGCGCCGAAAACCTGGAGCTCCGTCTGCGTGACGTCATGGGGTTCCTGGAGAAGAGCCTTCAGGAGAAGCGGCTCTACCACGTGCTCATCGGAAACTCCCGCCTCCCGAAAGAGATCGGGATTCCAGCGATATTCTGCAGGGCGGAGCCCGTGAACCTCCTCCGCC contains the following coding sequences:
- the LOC118789990 gene encoding inositol 1,4,5-trisphosphate receptor-interacting protein; the encoded protein is MQGAIARVCVVVAAAILNHPLLFPKENLTIPEQEEELLARMREHEEKLEAEQARLERELSEGAPEEARDDPEEGYSCYFWSALSMIIFFTIEVCRQDLIGSCSPGQEDEDVLTDGTAWACKPLFPDKGVLSSFYERCVRVTPQETRRTCEFVEGFADDLLEALRSASDREADMEVEDCLGVGSIYEGWRASKPLMCDLIVPFAPPEPYSFGFELWCGAAGDVPPDMQGCGRIRLVRAREAGCLCGGTELGDDMLCLLHQGKNERPRTGGATDDLLCSKDTPYLAKDQVMKWFQIAVTKAWARISHKYEFELAFRNLDSPGALKVRFRSGKVVVLNLTPVVQFEDTDAYFISHFPSEGDSGSDTFWPLSFAVYEKNLLKCLAKSLPENSCHIKCLQIASFLHKKQTGLTGKSALTNYHLKTVLLHLLLGTKSSAWGAENLELRLRDVMGFLEKSLQEKRLYHVLIGNSRLPKEIGIPAIFCRAEPVNLLRPLVLQRHLYAQTVEHFHEMLKNASVLIQEYMPHFPNGTVPQTIGASLQS